One Lentibacillus cibarius DNA window includes the following coding sequences:
- the betB gene encoding betaine-aldehyde dehydrogenase → MNMKKQYIDGAWVTSKAGAVRDIINPYNQEIIAKVTEGDESDTKDAIAAARKAFDRGDWSATPATERGKIVHKIADFIERDREELAELESLDTGKTVEESRGDMDDIAGVFRYYAEMADKDGGEIIDSPIPNSISKVVREPVGVCGQITPWNYPLLQASWKLAPALAAGNTLIMKPSEITPLTSIKVFELMEEAGVPSGVANLVLGPGNSVGAELSVSDDVDLISFTGGIATGKKIMQAASSNVKKLALELGGKNPNVVFADADFETAVDQAMNAVFFHAGQICSAGTRLIVEESIHDEFVEALADRVGKIRLGSGFDESTQMGPLISQEHLDKVVDYVEKGKQEGATVAVGGERPDDPELQGGFFYLPTILTNCTTDMSVVQNEGFGPVITVEKFSTEEEAVKLANNSIYGLSGGVFTNDIAKAERCVANMRMGTVWINEFNLYFPHAPWGGFKQSGIGRELGKPGLEEYQETKHIFQNLKPEPLHWF, encoded by the coding sequence ATGAATATGAAAAAGCAATATATAGATGGGGCATGGGTAACATCGAAGGCCGGTGCCGTCCGTGACATCATTAACCCTTATAACCAAGAAATAATTGCAAAAGTAACTGAAGGCGATGAATCTGATACAAAAGATGCAATTGCTGCTGCAAGAAAGGCTTTTGACAGAGGGGACTGGTCAGCCACCCCCGCCACCGAACGCGGAAAAATCGTCCATAAAATAGCAGATTTTATTGAGCGGGATAGAGAAGAACTGGCTGAATTGGAGTCCCTTGATACCGGAAAAACGGTGGAAGAAAGTCGTGGCGATATGGATGATATTGCTGGTGTCTTCCGTTACTATGCGGAAATGGCTGATAAAGATGGTGGTGAAATCATTGATTCCCCAATCCCAAATTCTATCAGCAAAGTCGTTCGGGAGCCAGTCGGGGTATGCGGTCAGATTACACCGTGGAATTATCCGCTTCTGCAAGCATCCTGGAAATTAGCGCCGGCGCTTGCTGCAGGCAACACGCTTATCATGAAGCCGAGCGAAATAACGCCATTGACATCCATTAAAGTATTCGAATTAATGGAGGAAGCCGGTGTACCAAGCGGTGTGGCCAACCTTGTTCTCGGTCCAGGCAATTCCGTCGGGGCAGAGCTTTCTGTTAGCGACGATGTAGACTTAATTTCATTTACAGGCGGCATTGCAACCGGTAAGAAAATCATGCAGGCAGCCAGTTCTAATGTTAAAAAACTGGCACTGGAGCTTGGCGGCAAAAATCCAAATGTTGTGTTTGCCGATGCTGATTTTGAAACTGCTGTTGATCAGGCGATGAACGCGGTATTTTTCCATGCTGGCCAAATCTGTTCAGCAGGTACACGGCTCATCGTGGAAGAGAGCATTCATGATGAATTCGTGGAGGCACTGGCTGACAGGGTCGGAAAAATCCGGCTTGGCAGCGGCTTTGATGAATCCACCCAGATGGGGCCACTTATTTCACAAGAACATTTGGACAAAGTCGTTGACTACGTAGAAAAAGGTAAGCAGGAGGGAGCAACAGTCGCTGTCGGCGGTGAGCGTCCTGATGATCCGGAACTGCAGGGCGGATTTTTCTATCTACCTACGATTCTAACAAACTGTACGACAGACATGAGCGTTGTACAAAACGAAGGCTTCGGACCGGTCATTACTGTAGAAAAATTCAGTACGGAAGAAGAAGCAGTTAAATTAGCGAATAACTCTATTTACGGGCTTTCCGGCGGTGTCTTTACGAATGATATTGCCAAGGCTGAACGCTGTGTTGCCAACATGCGCATGGGTACCGTTTGGATAAACGAGTTCAACCTATACTTTCCGCATGCACCTTGGGGCGGGTTTAAACAATCCGGTATCGGCCGTGAACTTGGTAAACCCGGCCTGGAAGAGTATCAGGAAACAAAACATATTTTCCAGAACCTGAAGCCTGAACCACTGCATTGGTTCTAA
- a CDS encoding diphthine--ammonia ligase, translating to MPTQVALSFSGGKDSCLALYYLQQEGIAVKCLLTTAWKHPQTTVAHEEEHSRIHEQAERLGIPVHFIETDFSTYADDFVFHIGEMKRLYGIDGIAFGDIYLDGHREWGETIAERAGVEAVYPLWADASEVAALLRKIVSLGFRAEVIKVDSEKLPQSWVGRELDEAFINDIITYSDVCPMGESGEYHTYVYDGPIFEKGRVD from the coding sequence ATGCCTACACAAGTTGCATTGTCTTTTAGTGGGGGGAAGGATAGTTGTCTAGCGCTTTATTATCTGCAGCAGGAGGGCATTGCTGTAAAATGTCTGCTTACAACAGCTTGGAAACATCCGCAGACGACCGTGGCTCACGAGGAGGAGCATTCTCGTATCCATGAACAGGCGGAGCGGCTTGGGATACCGGTGCACTTTATTGAAACGGATTTTAGCACGTATGCGGATGATTTTGTTTTTCATATTGGTGAAATGAAACGTCTTTACGGTATCGATGGAATTGCTTTTGGTGACATTTATTTGGACGGGCACCGGGAATGGGGAGAAACGATTGCCGAGCGTGCCGGTGTTGAGGCCGTCTATCCGCTCTGGGCTGACGCGTCCGAGGTGGCGGCGTTATTGCGGAAAATTGTATCATTAGGTTTCCGTGCCGAAGTGATTAAGGTAGATTCGGAAAAACTCCCACAAAGCTGGGTCGGTCGTGAGCTGGACGAAGCCTTCATTAATGACATTATAACTTATTCCGATGTTTGTCCGATGGGTGAATCCGGTGAATACCATACGTACGTGTATGACGGACCGATTTTCGAAAAAGGACGGGTAGATTAA
- a CDS encoding TatD family hydrolase, with translation MSARIIDAHIHMDMYHPDERSRILDDMESSGVDALISVSSHLDSARENLQLAWQDSRIKSAIGYHPEQSLPSDEVVGNLLRLIDRHQHELTAVGEIGLPYYLRQEGKVTSLEAYTDVLEAFIQKAVELDKPIVLHAIYDDAPMVCDLLEKHSAAKAHFHWFKGDGRTVERLRANDYFKG, from the coding sequence ATGTCTGCTCGAATCATTGATGCGCATATTCATATGGACATGTATCATCCAGACGAGCGTTCACGGATCCTTGATGACATGGAATCAAGCGGTGTGGATGCACTTATTTCCGTATCCAGCCATCTGGACTCCGCACGGGAAAATTTACAGTTGGCATGGCAGGACAGCCGGATCAAATCAGCAATTGGTTATCATCCGGAACAATCGCTTCCATCTGATGAAGTTGTGGGTAATTTGCTGCGTCTTATAGATCGTCACCAGCACGAACTTACTGCTGTCGGGGAAATTGGACTTCCCTATTATCTGCGCCAAGAAGGCAAAGTGACTTCACTGGAGGCGTATACGGACGTTTTAGAAGCGTTTATACAAAAGGCGGTTGAGCTGGATAAGCCGATTGTTCTGCATGCCATCTATGACGATGCGCCAATGGTATGTGACCTATTGGAAAAGCATTCGGCTGCCAAGGCGCATTTCCATTGGTTTAAAGGAGATGGGCGAACGGTTGAACGGCTGCGTGCAAACGACTATTTTAAAGGATAA
- a CDS encoding TatD family hydrolase — protein sequence MVVVFPLSPAAQSSPYVANRALAPLFFSLTPDILYKQRTRDLVLTYPLEKMMVETDGPWSFEGILKGKMTHPVMIHHSIREMSDLKRMSVDDVYRQIYENTCRFYRL from the coding sequence ATGGTCGTCGTGTTTCCTTTATCTCCTGCGGCTCAGTCCAGTCCGTACGTCGCTAACCGGGCGCTTGCGCCTTTGTTCTTTTCCCTAACACCGGATATATTATATAAGCAGCGAACGCGAGATTTGGTCTTGACGTACCCGCTGGAAAAGATGATGGTGGAGACGGATGGACCGTGGTCATTTGAAGGGATATTGAAAGGGAAAATGACGCACCCTGTGATGATTCACCATTCCATTCGGGAAATGTCCGACTTAAAGCGGATGTCGGTCGATGACGTTTACCGGCAGATTTATGAAAATACGTGTCGCTTTTACCGATTGTGA
- a CDS encoding manganese-dependent inorganic pyrophosphatase, translating into MDKTLIFGHKSPDTDSICSALVYADLKKELGVNAHPARLGEVNKETQFALDYFGVEVPPLIKKVDDDVKNVILVDHNEFQQSVDNIQDVRISEVIDHHRVSNFETKEPLYFRSEPVGCTATILNKMHKESGVIVSKKNAGLLLSAIISDSLLLKSPTCTQVDIDAAHELAEIAGVDLETYGLEMLKAGADLSDKSAHDLITMDAKEFTMGDAKVQIAQVNAVDTNQIYASQAAIEKEMEQFISDKNLDLFLFVATDILNNDSDALALGSAKDNVEKAFDVTLDDNNRALLKGVVSRKKQIVTKLTETFLSKTFTK; encoded by the coding sequence ATGGATAAAACATTGATTTTCGGACACAAAAGCCCTGACACCGATAGCATTTGTTCTGCGTTGGTCTATGCAGATTTGAAAAAAGAGCTTGGTGTGAATGCACATCCCGCAAGACTTGGTGAAGTTAATAAAGAAACACAATTTGCGCTTGATTATTTTGGTGTAGAAGTACCACCACTTATTAAAAAAGTGGACGATGATGTCAAGAATGTCATTTTAGTCGATCATAATGAATTCCAGCAGAGTGTCGATAATATTCAGGATGTGCGTATTTCTGAAGTAATCGACCACCATCGTGTTTCCAACTTTGAAACGAAAGAGCCACTCTATTTCCGATCGGAGCCAGTGGGATGCACGGCAACCATTTTAAATAAAATGCACAAAGAAAGCGGCGTTATCGTTTCTAAAAAAAATGCCGGTCTGCTGCTGTCGGCAATCATCTCGGATTCGTTGCTGCTTAAGTCACCAACGTGTACGCAGGTGGATATTGATGCAGCACATGAACTGGCGGAGATTGCCGGTGTGGACCTGGAGACGTACGGACTTGAAATGTTAAAGGCTGGTGCAGACTTAAGCGATAAATCTGCACACGATTTAATTACAATGGACGCAAAAGAATTTACAATGGGTGATGCAAAAGTACAAATCGCACAAGTTAATGCTGTTGACACCAACCAGATCTACGCATCCCAAGCGGCAATAGAGAAGGAAATGGAACAGTTCATCAGCGATAAAAATCTTGATTTGTTCCTGTTTGTCGCCACCGATATTTTAAATAATGACTCAGATGCGCTTGCATTAGGAAGTGCAAAAGACAATGTCGAAAAAGCCTTTGATGTAACGCTCGATGATAACAACCGTGCTTTATTAAAAGGTGTTGTCTCCCGTAAAAAACAAATCGTTACCAAGCTAACTGAAACATTTCTGAGTAAAACATTCACAAAGTAA
- a CDS encoding SLOG family protein: MKVLAVTGYKPMELNIFKPDDVRITYIKAAIEKRLIAFIEEGLEWVIISGKMGVELWAGEIVLELREVYGLKLAVIPPFENQDERWPEHVQQVYQELTATADFCRPLYKGGYSGPYQYQASNKWLIDKSDGCLLLLDEEFPGSNRYFYQEAHAYDGDYPLFLITPSDLEDTVEEMRMADPEYWD, from the coding sequence ATGAAAGTATTGGCTGTGACGGGGTACAAACCAATGGAATTGAATATTTTTAAACCGGATGATGTGCGGATTACTTATATTAAAGCAGCGATTGAGAAACGGTTGATTGCATTCATCGAAGAAGGGCTGGAGTGGGTCATCATCTCCGGCAAGATGGGGGTTGAGCTATGGGCTGGCGAGATTGTACTGGAATTAAGGGAAGTGTATGGTCTAAAGCTGGCGGTTATCCCGCCATTTGAAAATCAGGACGAGCGCTGGCCCGAGCATGTTCAGCAGGTTTACCAGGAACTAACCGCAACTGCCGACTTTTGCCGTCCCCTCTATAAAGGTGGCTATAGCGGGCCGTATCAGTACCAGGCGAGCAATAAATGGCTGATTGACAAAAGTGACGGCTGTTTGTTGCTGTTGGACGAGGAATTCCCCGGCAGCAACCGATATTTTTACCAAGAAGCACATGCATACGACGGTGATTACCCGTTATTTTTGATCACGCCATCGGACTTGGAAGATACCGTGGAAGAAATGCGGATGGCAGACCCGGAATATTGGGATTGA
- the menC gene encoding o-succinylbenzoate synthase — MTIPMKQIKLRHLRMMLNNPFTTSFGTLQEKEFFITEISDDEGRRGFGESVAFTSPWYSEETVTTNYHIMKDFLINLLKENDITHPDDVLEAFKPIKRNHMAKAALEGAVWDLYAKQNNIPLAEALGGTKKEIDVGISIGIKPSVEDLIETISRHVHEGYKRIKVKIKPGWDYDVLREVRKHFPDTPIMADANSAYTLEDLEQLKKLDELDLMMIEQPLAHDDIADHAKLQAEMRTPICLDESIHSLEDTRKAIELGSCKIINIKIGRVGGLTEAKRIHDLCRQHGVDVWCGGMLEAGVGRAHNIALTTLPQFVLPGDTAGSSLYWKKDIIKPEVTVVNGVITVPDKPGIGYDIDDEALESFTVDEEVFQL, encoded by the coding sequence ATGACAATACCAATGAAACAAATAAAACTGAGACACTTGAGAATGATGCTGAACAACCCATTCACAACCAGCTTCGGCACGCTTCAGGAAAAAGAATTTTTTATCACAGAAATCTCGGATGATGAAGGACGCCGCGGCTTCGGGGAATCGGTCGCCTTCACAAGCCCGTGGTATAGTGAAGAGACCGTTACAACGAACTATCACATCATGAAAGATTTTTTAATTAACCTGCTAAAGGAAAATGACATCACGCACCCGGATGATGTCCTGGAAGCCTTTAAACCGATCAAACGCAATCATATGGCTAAAGCTGCCTTGGAAGGTGCTGTATGGGACCTGTATGCCAAGCAGAACAATATTCCGCTAGCGGAAGCACTTGGCGGAACCAAAAAAGAAATTGACGTTGGTATCAGCATCGGGATCAAGCCAAGTGTGGAAGACCTAATCGAGACAATCAGCCGCCATGTTCATGAAGGGTATAAGCGGATTAAAGTGAAAATAAAGCCTGGATGGGATTACGACGTGCTTCGCGAAGTCAGAAAACACTTCCCTGACACACCAATTATGGCTGATGCCAATTCCGCGTATACACTAGAAGACTTGGAACAACTGAAAAAGCTGGATGAATTGGATTTAATGATGATTGAACAGCCACTGGCACATGATGACATCGCTGATCATGCGAAATTACAGGCTGAAATGCGGACACCTATCTGCCTTGATGAAAGCATTCATTCATTAGAGGATACTAGAAAGGCTATTGAACTTGGCAGCTGTAAAATTATCAACATTAAAATCGGTAGGGTCGGCGGTCTGACCGAAGCAAAACGGATTCACGATTTGTGCAGGCAACATGGTGTCGATGTTTGGTGCGGCGGTATGCTCGAAGCCGGCGTTGGTCGTGCACATAATATTGCCTTGACCACATTGCCGCAATTTGTTCTGCCTGGTGACACAGCTGGATCCTCCCTCTACTGGAAAAAGGATATTATTAAACCCGAAGTCACTGTTGTTAATGGTGTCATTACCGTCCCTGATAAACCAGGAATTGGCTATGATATTGATGACGAGGCACTGGAATCCTTCACTGTTGATGAGGAAGTCTTCCAACTGTAG
- a CDS encoding GNAT family N-acetyltransferase, which translates to MTDTITIKQLTTMDELYQMQQVEQAVWDISPNPVHQTYTALNNGGIILGAFDGEKMIGFLYSFAGFDGIKPYLCSHMMGFVPGYRQQGLGKKMKLKQFDIARNKGYPLITWTYDPLESRNAYLNLHQLGATGAYYKPNYYGAMTDKLNKGLLTDRFQIEWDLTEKTPTPAVSLDTNRLLVYLSANGEPVSNLSIFDTKQPGWFVPIPENFQAMKEENMTLAKKWRKVTGDVFQALFDAGYTANDLLRDQTQETSYYYFSRQ; encoded by the coding sequence ATGACAGATACCATCACCATCAAGCAGCTGACGACAATGGATGAATTATACCAAATGCAGCAAGTGGAACAAGCCGTATGGGACATCTCCCCTAACCCGGTTCATCAGACCTACACCGCTTTGAATAACGGTGGTATTATCCTGGGGGCCTTTGACGGGGAAAAAATGATTGGCTTTCTGTACAGCTTTGCCGGTTTTGATGGAATCAAGCCATATCTTTGCTCCCATATGATGGGATTTGTGCCTGGCTATCGACAACAAGGACTGGGTAAAAAGATGAAGCTAAAGCAGTTTGACATCGCAAGGAATAAAGGCTATCCGCTAATCACCTGGACGTATGATCCGCTTGAAAGCAGGAATGCCTACTTGAATTTACATCAACTTGGTGCAACCGGGGCCTATTACAAGCCAAATTATTACGGGGCGATGACGGACAAACTGAACAAGGGCCTCTTGACTGATCGTTTTCAAATTGAATGGGACCTTACCGAAAAGACACCTACTCCCGCCGTCAGTCTGGATACGAATCGACTGCTGGTCTACCTCAGTGCAAATGGTGAGCCGGTTTCTAATCTGTCCATTTTTGATACTAAGCAGCCCGGTTGGTTCGTCCCCATTCCGGAAAACTTTCAAGCCATGAAAGAGGAAAATATGACGCTTGCTAAAAAATGGCGTAAAGTAACCGGTGACGTGTTCCAAGCCCTGTTTGATGCAGGCTATACAGCAAATGACCTCTTGCGCGACCAAACACAGGAGACCAGCTATTACTATTTTTCCAGACAGTAA
- the cudC gene encoding choline uptake/conversion transcriptional regulator CudC, translated as MADSNDKMARNKLENAKGHVIEAIAETMDVYGVTPAAGKLYATMYFKDQMNLDQMREELDMSKPSMSTSVRKLQEIEMVKKKFQRGSRKHSYAAEKNFFHSFMSYFCKMWDREAKMNMEAIKQAEFELDQIIEDEKVSAELVDEARAVYEQLNLSKTYYCWLERLVASIRSEEIFEFLPKSQKIKR; from the coding sequence ATGGCAGATTCCAATGATAAGATGGCCAGGAATAAATTGGAAAACGCAAAAGGGCATGTTATCGAGGCCATCGCTGAAACAATGGATGTATACGGTGTGACCCCGGCAGCCGGTAAGTTATACGCGACGATGTACTTTAAGGACCAGATGAATCTTGATCAAATGCGGGAAGAACTTGATATGAGCAAACCGAGCATGAGTACAAGCGTTCGTAAACTACAGGAAATTGAAATGGTCAAAAAGAAATTCCAGCGTGGGTCGCGCAAGCATTCGTATGCAGCAGAAAAAAATTTCTTTCATTCATTTATGTCCTATTTCTGCAAGATGTGGGACCGCGAAGCAAAAATGAATATGGAGGCAATTAAACAAGCAGAATTCGAATTGGACCAAATTATTGAGGATGAGAAAGTATCGGCGGAATTAGTCGACGAAGCACGAGCAGTCTATGAACAGCTAAATCTTTCTAAAACATATTATTGCTGGCTGGAGCGGCTTGTCGCAAGTATTCGGTCAGAAGAGATTTTTGAATTTTTACCTAAAAGTCAGAAAATCAAAAGATAG
- a CDS encoding glycine betaine ABC transporter substrate-binding protein: protein MHFMKSKLVVLGFVLVVVLAACGGNSDSSAAESEDGSSENKGTIEMAQINWAENIAVSNMWKVILEDKGYDVDLKLLDMGVIMQSLASGDLDVNLEVWLPVQDKAYLEKYKDEVFFAENAWYDNAKVGLVVPSYLDIDSIDELNAKKDMFGGEITGFDSGAGTMVVTKEDVISEYNLDYELMPSSEPAMITAIDDAISNEEPIVSPLWSPHRVFSQYDLKFLEDPKNVYGQTEKIYHATRQGFADDFPKVSQWMKNWKLDDKQIGELMTYVNDAEEPIEGARKWIKDNQDLVNEWVKE, encoded by the coding sequence ATGCATTTTATGAAAAGTAAACTTGTTGTACTAGGTTTTGTATTAGTCGTCGTGTTGGCAGCTTGTGGGGGTAATTCAGATTCAAGTGCAGCGGAATCTGAAGATGGATCGTCCGAAAATAAAGGAACGATTGAAATGGCACAAATTAATTGGGCCGAAAATATCGCTGTCTCGAACATGTGGAAAGTTATTCTAGAAGACAAAGGGTATGATGTAGATTTAAAATTGCTTGATATGGGTGTTATCATGCAATCCTTGGCTTCAGGTGATTTGGATGTCAATCTGGAAGTATGGCTCCCGGTCCAGGATAAGGCGTATTTGGAAAAATACAAAGATGAAGTATTTTTCGCGGAGAATGCATGGTATGATAATGCTAAAGTAGGCTTGGTTGTTCCTAGCTATTTAGATATCGATAGTATAGACGAACTGAATGCGAAAAAGGATATGTTTGGTGGAGAAATTACAGGTTTTGATTCCGGTGCCGGTACCATGGTAGTGACCAAAGAGGACGTCATTTCGGAATACAATCTTGATTATGAACTCATGCCAAGTTCGGAGCCGGCAATGATTACGGCCATTGACGATGCCATTTCCAATGAGGAACCAATTGTCTCCCCGCTTTGGAGTCCGCATCGTGTATTTTCCCAGTACGACCTGAAATTCCTCGAAGATCCAAAAAATGTGTATGGTCAGACGGAAAAGATTTACCATGCGACACGCCAAGGATTTGCTGACGACTTTCCAAAAGTGAGTCAGTGGATGAAAAACTGGAAATTGGATGATAAGCAAATCGGTGAGCTTATGACGTATGTAAATGATGCGGAAGAACCAATTGAAGGTGCGCGGAAATGGATTAAGGATAATCAGGATCTTGTGAATGAATGGGTAAAAGAATAG
- a CDS encoding M20 peptidase aminoacylase family protein, which translates to MESVSNNLQQTLEAVFNHLHTHPEISWEEHDTTAYIKQLFEPYDCHITTFDDSPGLVIEIGHGKPVIGLRADIDALWQEVNGKFQANHSCGHDAHMTIVIGTLLTLLENGYPDQGTFRFIFQPAEEKGTGALAFVEKGIVDDVDFLYGMHLRPVEELGHEQFAPAIRHGAARFLKGTIRGDDAHGARPHLNANAIEIGAEFVQHLNNIHINPMVPHSAKMTAFQADGGSTNIIPGSATFSLDLRAQTNDAMRQLTEKIELIANMLADYHHVSIDLETGANIAAAVTNDEAIQVMTDAITTSAGENKLKNAITTTGGDDFHFYTIKRPHLKATMLAIGCDLTPGLHHPDMTFKREIIPQAVQVLATALTKTGKTYAQ; encoded by the coding sequence ATGGAATCGGTATCCAACAACCTTCAACAAACACTCGAAGCTGTTTTCAACCACTTGCATACCCACCCGGAAATCAGCTGGGAAGAACATGACACAACAGCATATATCAAACAACTATTTGAACCATATGATTGCCACATCACAACATTCGACGACTCACCGGGCCTTGTCATCGAGATTGGACACGGGAAACCGGTGATTGGGCTGCGTGCCGATATTGACGCGTTATGGCAAGAGGTCAATGGTAAATTCCAGGCTAACCATTCGTGTGGTCATGACGCCCATATGACAATTGTGATTGGTACACTGCTGACCCTGCTTGAAAACGGGTATCCGGATCAGGGGACGTTTCGGTTCATTTTTCAGCCGGCAGAAGAAAAAGGAACCGGTGCTTTGGCGTTTGTCGAAAAAGGCATCGTGGATGATGTCGACTTCTTGTACGGAATGCACTTGCGCCCTGTTGAGGAACTCGGTCATGAGCAATTCGCACCGGCAATTCGGCATGGGGCTGCCAGGTTTTTGAAAGGAACGATTCGTGGTGATGATGCCCATGGTGCCCGACCACATTTGAATGCAAATGCCATCGAAATCGGCGCAGAATTCGTACAGCACTTAAATAATATTCATATTAACCCGATGGTTCCGCATTCCGCGAAAATGACGGCTTTTCAGGCTGACGGTGGGAGTACCAATATTATACCCGGAAGTGCTACGTTCTCGCTTGATTTGCGTGCGCAGACGAACGATGCAATGCGGCAGCTCACTGAAAAAATAGAACTCATTGCCAACATGCTTGCTGACTACCATCACGTATCCATCGATCTGGAAACAGGTGCAAACATTGCCGCCGCTGTCACTAATGACGAAGCAATCCAAGTGATGACAGATGCCATAACAACAAGTGCCGGTGAAAACAAACTAAAAAACGCCATCACGACAACCGGCGGCGACGATTTTCATTTTTATACGATTAAAAGGCCGCACTTAAAAGCAACGATGCTGGCAATCGGATGTGACTTAACACCTGGCTTGCACCACCCAGACATGACATTCAAGCGTGAAATTATTCCGCAAGCTGTTCAGGTGTTAGCAACCGCCTTGACCAAAACAGGTAAAACTTACGCACAATGA
- a CDS encoding NERD domain-containing protein, whose product MFIKPIVIPAHILQADALDRRTPPHHPFKYKISRRAANLLSGYKGEKSLKYHLDFLPEKEFFIHHYIRLPDKNGHFQMDFLLLSRCFYLIIEVKNVYGNMHFDDMSQTYREMDGNVEVFTNPLEQIKLQHQRLLSWLRIHEFPPVPIEKIVVYSRDDTYLRNLTSNQVVSEIVMHRDSVLPKIKGFMNKHQFSLITEDQLMKLSWMLLNDHVPEESSGMGNFYYSDWIKGVYCPGCGAVPMKWKSGKWQCVNCSCASKTTHRPALADYALLVGKYINNRQARDWLQLDSIHTTKRLIQKEYFQEFGKTSGRRYKLDIEKLLNDKVHNEFAKVHN is encoded by the coding sequence TTGTTCATCAAACCAATTGTTATTCCAGCGCATATCCTGCAGGCAGATGCATTAGACCGACGCACTCCGCCTCATCACCCTTTTAAGTATAAAATCAGTCGGCGGGCCGCTAATCTTCTCTCGGGTTATAAAGGCGAAAAATCCCTCAAATATCACCTTGATTTTCTCCCTGAAAAAGAATTCTTCATCCATCACTATATAAGGCTTCCTGATAAGAATGGTCATTTTCAAATGGATTTTCTTCTGCTCTCCCGTTGTTTCTATCTCATTATAGAAGTTAAAAACGTTTATGGTAATATGCACTTTGATGATATGAGCCAAACGTATCGAGAAATGGATGGAAATGTAGAAGTTTTCACCAATCCACTTGAACAAATTAAACTGCAGCATCAACGATTGTTAAGCTGGCTTCGCATTCATGAATTTCCCCCTGTCCCAATCGAAAAGATCGTTGTCTATAGCCGTGATGACACCTACCTACGAAATCTTACTAGCAATCAAGTTGTTTCGGAAATCGTGATGCATCGTGATAGTGTACTCCCTAAAATTAAAGGATTCATGAATAAACATCAGTTTTCGTTAATTACTGAGGATCAATTAATGAAGCTTTCCTGGATGCTGCTTAATGACCATGTACCTGAAGAATCTAGTGGAATGGGGAATTTTTATTATAGTGATTGGATCAAAGGCGTTTATTGTCCCGGATGTGGCGCTGTGCCAATGAAATGGAAAAGTGGAAAGTGGCAGTGTGTCAACTGTAGCTGTGCCTCGAAAACAACGCATCGTCCGGCGTTAGCAGACTATGCTTTATTGGTCGGAAAGTATATTAATAATCGGCAGGCGAGAGATTGGTTGCAACTCGATTCTATTCATACGACGAAACGGCTGATACAGAAAGAATATTTTCAGGAATTCGGCAAAACGAGTGGTAGAAGGTACAAACTGGACATTGAAAAACTGTTAAATGATAAAGTTCACAATGAATTCGCTAAAGTTCACAACTAA